One part of the Tenacibaculum sp. 190130A14a genome encodes these proteins:
- a CDS encoding SusC/RagA family TonB-linked outer membrane protein: MKKNKILLFFCFYILLIGVSIAQEKKVVGAVTSAASGDPLPGVNIIIKGDTKGTETDFDGKYTINASSGDVLVFSFVGMQSKEVTVGSQSTINVQLEEGDLLDEVVVTALGIKKEKKALTYSAQEVDGEELTKIKQTNPINSLSGKSAGVTITRSSSGLGGAAKVVLRGNSSTSNNDPLYVVDGIPMSNNGNGSNGSEPGTDIFGSQIGNRDGGDIMSLINPDDIESLTVLKGASASALYGSQGANGVILITTKKGKEGKLSVNMSSSFTIENVISLPKLQSEYQSASVGNPIAENGRVTDPKSWGDKASGLRNDAEDFFNTGYTAINAINLTAGNAKSQTYFSFANTLGGGVIPENKLIRNNVTLRGTSKFFNEKIDVSASINLSDQRITNRPTNGLYSNPLTGVYLHPVGIDRNIYKNQFEYFNASLNMMDQYASSFDENIQQNPYWLINRNPSKDVAQRVLANLSVKYQINENVSLQSRLSYDKSFFKFDKRQYAGTDPVNSGNNGRYILEKTENTQQYVDLIANYSKDLSEDFSFTGLLGTSLTKYAIGDQILLDSGRDGNGLNFPNVFTIANFETTNNISQSVTNREVQSVFGSVNLGYKKMLYLEITGRTDWSSTLVNTRSKSFFYPSVGLTGVLSEMFELPETISFAKIRASYAEVGKDIPAYATVPLSTINTTDPNISQASFAPLETLEPEKQKSFEIGAELRMFDNRVGLEFTYYSTKTLNQIFFIQALPNINGFPQNIVNAGEITNKGIELMLNVKPIRTDDLTWDSAINFAQNENKVVSVHPGLNNGEAVITAEGVNGYRYSLVEGEDFGSIRAKTLVRNANGTPVVNSSGDLLVNDDFTTVAHAQPDFTLGWNNTFNYKDFSFSFLIDGKFGGDVVSVTEAVNDQYGVSQATADARNRNGGMVNVVDETGAPSQITAQAYYNKIGGRAGVLGEYVYDATNISLREVALGYKLPIKSNLFESVKLSLIANNLFFLYKEAPFDPNIAASTGLGLQGVDIYNQPSTRSIGFNVNINF; the protein is encoded by the coding sequence ATGAAAAAAAATAAAATTCTACTATTTTTCTGTTTTTATATACTCTTAATAGGAGTATCTATAGCTCAAGAAAAGAAGGTAGTCGGAGCGGTTACATCAGCCGCAAGTGGAGATCCTTTACCAGGGGTTAATATCATAATTAAAGGAGATACCAAAGGTACAGAAACCGATTTTGATGGAAAGTACACGATAAATGCTTCTTCGGGAGATGTATTAGTGTTTTCTTTTGTAGGAATGCAAAGCAAAGAGGTAACCGTAGGAAGTCAAAGTACAATTAATGTACAGTTAGAAGAAGGCGATCTTTTAGATGAAGTGGTAGTAACTGCTTTAGGTATTAAAAAAGAGAAAAAAGCCTTAACCTACTCAGCTCAAGAAGTAGATGGAGAGGAACTTACCAAAATAAAACAAACCAATCCAATTAACAGTTTATCTGGGAAATCGGCAGGGGTTACCATTACAAGAAGTTCTTCTGGACTTGGAGGAGCAGCAAAAGTAGTATTAAGAGGAAATTCTTCTACCAGTAACAATGATCCATTATATGTGGTAGACGGAATTCCAATGTCTAATAATGGAAATGGTTCGAATGGATCTGAACCAGGAACAGATATTTTTGGAAGTCAGATTGGAAATCGAGACGGAGGAGATATCATGTCATTGATTAACCCAGATGATATTGAATCTTTAACCGTATTAAAAGGAGCTTCTGCATCTGCCTTATATGGTAGTCAGGGAGCCAACGGAGTTATTTTGATCACTACCAAAAAAGGAAAAGAAGGAAAGCTTTCAGTAAATATGTCTTCAAGCTTTACAATTGAAAACGTAATTTCTTTACCAAAATTACAATCAGAATATCAATCAGCTTCTGTAGGAAATCCAATTGCTGAGAACGGTAGGGTAACAGATCCTAAATCTTGGGGAGATAAAGCTTCTGGATTAAGAAATGATGCAGAAGACTTTTTCAATACAGGGTATACTGCAATTAATGCAATAAACTTAACTGCAGGAAACGCAAAATCTCAAACTTACTTTTCTTTTGCAAACACCTTAGGAGGTGGAGTGATACCTGAGAATAAATTGATAAGAAACAATGTTACTTTACGAGGAACCTCTAAGTTTTTTAATGAAAAAATAGATGTTTCTGCAAGTATCAATTTATCAGATCAAAGAATTACCAACAGGCCAACCAACGGATTGTATTCAAACCCATTAACAGGAGTGTATTTGCACCCAGTTGGAATTGATAGAAATATTTATAAAAACCAATTTGAATACTTCAATGCATCTTTGAATATGATGGATCAGTATGCGTCTTCTTTTGATGAAAATATTCAACAAAATCCTTACTGGTTAATCAATAGAAATCCAAGTAAAGATGTAGCACAAAGAGTATTAGCAAACTTATCAGTTAAATATCAAATAAATGAGAATGTATCATTGCAATCAAGATTAAGCTATGATAAGTCGTTTTTTAAATTTGACAAAAGACAATATGCAGGAACAGATCCTGTAAACTCTGGAAACAACGGAAGGTATATTTTAGAGAAAACTGAAAATACACAGCAGTATGTTGATTTAATAGCAAATTACTCTAAAGACCTTTCTGAAGATTTTTCTTTTACAGGATTGTTAGGAACGAGTTTGACGAAGTATGCTATAGGAGATCAAATTTTATTAGACTCGGGAAGAGACGGAAACGGATTAAATTTTCCGAATGTATTTACCATAGCAAACTTCGAAACGACAAATAATATCAGTCAATCGGTAACCAATAGAGAAGTACAATCAGTTTTTGGATCTGTAAATTTAGGATACAAAAAGATGTTGTATTTGGAAATCACGGGTAGAACAGACTGGTCTTCTACGTTAGTAAATACAAGATCAAAGTCATTCTTTTATCCATCTGTTGGTTTAACAGGAGTTTTATCAGAAATGTTTGAACTACCAGAAACAATCAGTTTTGCTAAAATTAGAGCGTCTTATGCAGAAGTAGGGAAGGATATCCCAGCGTATGCAACTGTACCTTTGAGTACAATAAATACTACAGATCCTAATATTAGTCAGGCTTCTTTTGCTCCATTAGAAACTTTAGAACCAGAAAAGCAAAAATCTTTTGAAATAGGAGCAGAGTTAAGAATGTTTGATAACAGAGTTGGCCTAGAATTCACGTACTATAGTACTAAAACATTGAACCAAATATTCTTTATACAGGCACTTCCAAATATTAATGGTTTCCCGCAGAATATTGTAAATGCTGGAGAAATTACCAATAAAGGAATTGAGTTAATGTTGAATGTAAAGCCGATTAGAACAGATGATTTAACATGGGATTCAGCAATCAACTTTGCACAAAATGAAAACAAAGTGGTTTCAGTGCACCCTGGTTTAAATAATGGAGAAGCTGTTATTACTGCAGAAGGAGTAAACGGATATAGATATTCTTTAGTTGAAGGAGAAGATTTTGGAAGTATTCGAGCAAAAACTTTAGTGAGAAATGCAAATGGAACTCCAGTTGTAAATTCTTCAGGAGACTTATTAGTAAATGATGATTTTACTACAGTAGCACATGCACAACCAGACTTTACATTAGGTTGGAACAATACCTTCAATTACAAAGACTTTAGTTTTAGCTTTTTAATAGATGGTAAGTTCGGAGGAGATGTAGTAAGTGTAACTGAAGCTGTAAATGATCAATACGGAGTATCACAGGCTACTGCCGACGCCAGAAACAGAAATGGAGGAATGGTCAATGTGGTAGACGAAACTGGTGCACCATCACAAATAACAGCGCAAGCATATTATAATAAAATAGGAGGAAGAGCAGGAGTTTTAGGAGAGTACGTATATGATGCAACCAATATCAGTTTACGAGAAGTAGCACTAGGATACAAATTACCAATAAAATCAAATTTATTTGAAAGTGTTAAGTTGTCATTGATAGCTAACAATTTGTTTTTCTTGTATAAAGAAGCTCCATTCGATCCGAATATTGCAGCAAGTACTGGATTAGGATTACAAGGGGTTGATATCTACAATCAACCTTCAACTAGAAGTATAGGATTTAATGTAAATATTAACTTTTAA
- a CDS encoding SusD/RagB family nutrient-binding outer membrane lipoprotein, producing the protein MKQISKYIYAFIILIIVSACTEDFKDINTNPNGISQESISQQFNHIRTKFSPMFSNIIRVNPAWNYQLQHGLNSDVYSGYMAAPTPFAGNINNQTYSLVNGWNGFIWSDAYNGDQGNGVIPHARGVKEQIGLSDIDGGEKFIFLANIIKVMGMHRVSDVFGPIRYSKYDNYETTGEYDSQETAYKTFFAELDEAIAGLKQYEGNTQFVSMDLSNLNGDIAAWRAFANTLRLRLAIRVSKVDAALAKTEGEKALSSDAGFLSTELTVDMGGFVHPIATISGTWNDVCMSAEMEVILKGFNDGRIAKYFNAPADASLGDYKGVRMGIDITAKSQYASHSLLGDVVMAAERKVWFTVAEVYFLKAEAALRGWAGAGTAKDNYELGVKASFAQHGVSDVDTYLADNTSTPNDFVDALNAVNNVAYASDVKIAYNATGTNEEQLEQIITQKWIAMFPDGQEAWSEFRRTGYPRVFPVVVNNSGGDIDTNTQIRRINFVDSEKNTNAANVQQAVGFLKGPDNGGTRLWWDTGGSNF; encoded by the coding sequence ATGAAACAGATAAGTAAATATATATATGCATTCATAATTTTAATTATTGTTAGTGCGTGCACGGAAGATTTTAAAGACATCAATACCAATCCTAATGGTATTTCACAAGAGAGTATTTCACAGCAGTTCAATCATATTAGAACTAAGTTTTCTCCTATGTTTTCAAACATTATCAGGGTAAATCCAGCTTGGAATTATCAGTTGCAACATGGATTAAATTCAGATGTGTACTCTGGGTATATGGCCGCTCCAACACCTTTTGCAGGTAACATTAATAATCAAACCTATAGCCTTGTTAATGGTTGGAATGGGTTTATCTGGAGTGATGCGTATAACGGAGATCAAGGAAATGGAGTAATACCACACGCAAGAGGAGTCAAAGAACAAATAGGTTTAAGTGATATTGATGGAGGAGAAAAATTTATCTTTTTAGCCAATATTATTAAAGTAATGGGAATGCATAGAGTATCGGATGTATTCGGACCTATTCGTTATTCAAAGTATGATAATTATGAAACTACAGGAGAATACGATTCTCAAGAAACTGCTTACAAAACCTTTTTTGCAGAATTAGATGAGGCAATAGCCGGATTAAAGCAGTATGAAGGAAATACGCAATTTGTTTCTATGGATTTATCAAATTTAAATGGAGATATTGCTGCATGGAGAGCTTTTGCAAATACACTTCGCTTACGATTAGCAATTAGAGTTTCTAAAGTAGATGCAGCGTTGGCTAAAACAGAAGGAGAAAAAGCCTTGAGTAGTGATGCAGGATTTTTAAGTACAGAATTAACTGTTGACATGGGAGGTTTTGTACATCCAATAGCAACCATTAGTGGAACTTGGAATGACGTATGTATGAGTGCCGAAATGGAAGTGATTTTAAAAGGATTTAATGATGGTAGAATTGCCAAGTATTTTAATGCACCAGCAGACGCTAGTTTAGGAGATTACAAAGGAGTGAGAATGGGTATTGATATTACAGCAAAATCTCAATATGCAAGTCATTCACTTTTAGGAGACGTAGTAATGGCAGCTGAAAGAAAAGTTTGGTTTACAGTAGCTGAGGTATACTTTTTAAAAGCGGAGGCCGCTTTAAGAGGTTGGGCAGGAGCTGGTACTGCAAAAGACAATTATGAATTAGGAGTAAAAGCTTCTTTTGCACAGCACGGAGTTTCTGATGTAGACACCTATTTAGCTGATAATACAAGTACTCCAAATGATTTTGTAGATGCACTTAATGCAGTGAATAATGTAGCGTACGCAAGCGATGTTAAAATTGCATATAACGCTACAGGAACTAATGAAGAACAATTAGAACAAATTATAACACAAAAGTGGATTGCCATGTTTCCTGATGGACAAGAAGCTTGGAGTGAATTTAGAAGAACTGGATATCCAAGAGTTTTTCCAGTTGTAGTGAACAATAGTGGAGGAGATATAGATACAAATACTCAAATACGACGTATCAATTTTGTAGACAGTGAGAAGAACACAAATGCTGCCAATGTACAACAAGCTGTAGGGTTTTTAAAAGGACCAGATAACGGTGGTACGAGACTTTGGTGGGATACAGGTGGAAGTAATTTTTAA